In one window of Cheilinus undulatus linkage group 23, ASM1832078v1, whole genome shotgun sequence DNA:
- the pnpla8 gene encoding calcium-independent phospholipase A2-gamma, with protein sequence MSRIRTTLDSVTKAVGSTDLISKFSRLKPGSAAVDSTHAEKALVKAEILTSNNTAAAPPPETTMKEEDDELGERNSAEEEPVKENPFVSTKKPTSSLASAATASAASSSSTVAKQTMQLFHPAALSTNMDETYRTLAQHINSYFGTSSSVEGGDQKQKESDDSAPESILSAIPQRVEDHIPVLSPVAETKSSEASITSHSSEKLPSPVEKPSSDTPAAESAPKSTPALVTSPKKGFTQYLSYPRPSVQAFVGSYIAPLVPKFRGDSKSVAAEKDKPSAVVLDETTVDKEREKAESEEEEAKKAKQLLSQREKIIARVSVDNRTRALVKGLQRVTDVKLLTSRVEELSFHLLEFPETRGVAIKESVLPSLLRLRQARDLPLQAAVREALSLVGYTDPVKGRGIRVLAIDGGGTRGLLALQTLHKLQNLTGKPVHQLFDYICGVSTGAILAFMLGIFQIPLEECEEMYRKLGADVFKQNVIVGTVKMGWSHAFYDSEIWENILKERMGEGIMIESARDPNCPKVSAVSAIVNRGLPLKAYVFRNYRLMPGVRSHYLGDCKHKMWQAIRASSAAPGYFQEFVLGKDLHQDGGLLINNPTALAIHECKCLWPNTPLQCVLSLGTGRYETTGKNNTTYTSLKAKLTNVISSATDTEEVHTMLDALLPPDTYFRFNPYMTEDIPLNENRVEKLNFLKGEGERYLERNEAKLRKAASVLGQEKSTIQRVAEWAKLKADMYEGLPFVSKL encoded by the exons ATGTCGCGAATCAGGACAACACTTGACAGTGTCACCAAAGCAGTCGGCAGCACCGACCTCATCTCCAAGTTCTCCCGCCTCAAGCCTGGCAGCGCCGCAGTTGACAGCACCCATGCTGAAAAAGCTCTTGTCAAAGCTGAGATCTTAACCTCCAACAACACAGCTGCTGCCCCGCCACCTGAAACCACCATGAAGGAAGAAGACGACGAATTAGGGGAGAGGAATTCAGCAGAGGAAGAGCCGGTCAAAGAAAACCCCTTTGTTTCCACAAAGAAGCCCACGTCTAGTTTAGCTTCTGCAGCGACTGCGTCGGCAGCGAGCTCTTCCTCGACTGTAGCGAAGCAAACAATGCAGCTGTTTCACCCAGCAGCTCTGTCCACAAACATGGATGAGACCTACAGAACTCTGGCTCAGCATATCAACAGCTACTTTGGCACCAGTTCATCTGTTGAAGGAGGAGACCAGAAGCAGAAAGAATCAGATGATTCAGCACCTGAGTCCATTCTCAGCGCCATTCCTCAAAGAGTTGAGGACCACATTCCCGTTTTGTCTCCAGTGGCAGAAACTAAAAGTAGTGAAGCATCCATTACCTCTCATTCTTCAGAAAAGCTACCTTCTCCAGTAGAAAAACCCTCTTCTGACACCCCTGCAGCTGAAAGTGCTCCAAAGTCCACGCCGGCGCTGGTCACCTCACCTAAAAAAGGCTTCACCCAGTATCTCTCCTACCCTCGGCCCAGCGTTCAGGCGTTTGTGGGCAGCTACATCGCACCTCTGGTCCCCAAATTCAGAGGCGATTCTAAGAGTGTGGCAGCTGAAAAAGACAAGCCATCAGCGGTCGTTCTAGATGAGACAACTGTggacaaagaaagagaaaaggcagaaagtgaagaggaggaagcaaaaaaagcaaagcaGCTTTTATCTCAAAGAGAGAAG ATCATAGCCAGAGTGAGCGTAGACAACAGGACCAGAGCTCTAGTTAAAGGCCTGCAGAGAGTCACAGATGTCAAACTCCTCACCAGTCGAGTGGAGGAGCTCAGCTTTCACCTTCTGGAGTTCCCCGAGACAAGAGGTGTTGCCATCAAG GAGAGTGTGCTGCCCTCCCTGTTGCGTTTGCGCCAAGCTAGAGACCTTCCTCTTCAGGCTGCTGTGAGAGAAGCTCTGTCCCTGGTTGGCTACACCGACCCGGTCAAAGGCAGAGGGATTCGGGTCCTGGCCATAGACGGAGGAGGGACAAG GGGTCTTCTGGCCTTGCAGACGCTCCATAAACTTCAGAATCTAACTGGGAAACCAGTCCACCAGCTATTCGACTATATCTGTGGAGTCAGTACAG GCGCCATTTTGGCTTTCATGCTGGGAATTTTCCAGATCCCGTTAGAGGAGTGTGAAGAGATGTACAGGAAGTTGGGTGCAGATGTGTTCAAGCAGAATGTCATAGTTGGGACTGTGAAAATGGGCTGGAGTCACGCCTTCTATGACAGTGAAATATGGGAAAACATTCTCAA AGAGAGGATGGGTGAGGGGATAATGATTGAGAGTGCCAGGGATCCAAACTGCCCTaaa GTGTCAGCAGTGAGTGCCATTGTGAACAGGGGTTTACCACTGAAGGCCTACGTGTTCAGGAACTACAGACTCATGCCAGGAGTGAGATCCCACTACCTCGGAGACTGCAAACACAAAATGTGGCAGGCCATCAGGGCTTCATCTGCCGCCCCGGGATACTTCCAGGAATTTGTCCTGGGAAAAGATCTTCATCAG GATGGAGGGCTTCTCATCAACAACCCCACAGCGTTGGCCATCCATGAGTGTAAGTGTCTGTGGCCCAACACCCCGCTGCAGTGTGTGCTGTCTCTAGGAACCGGGCGCTACGAGACGACCGGCAAAAACAACACGACTTACACGAGTCTCAAGGCGAAGCTCACCAACGTCATCAGCAGCGCCACGGACACAGAGG aggtGCACACCATGCTCGATGCCCTCCTCCCTCCCGACACCTACTTCCGCTTCAACCCCTACATGACCGAGGACATCCCGCTGAACGAGAACCGCGTGGAGAAGCTTAACTTCCTCAAAGGCGAGGGCGAACGCTACTTGGAGCGCAACGAGGCCAAGCTGAGGAAGGCGGCCAGCGTGCTGGGCCAGGAGAAGAGTACCATCCAGAGGGTGGCCGAGTGGGCCAAGCTCAAGGCCGACATGTACGAGGGGCTGCCCTTTGTATCCAAGCTCTAA